The nucleotide sequence AGGACCTCCTTGTTTTCCTATTAAATCGAACCAATAAGCTGAAGAAGATTGGGGTGCAGTTTCCAGCAAGCGAAGAAACCGCTGTGAAGTGGGCTTTATCTGTGAGGCCAGCCCCAATCGAGAGAAGATCTACTATGTTCAACAAGGGCTACCTGCAGTTGGAGTATACCTGATAGCTTACACGATAGGCATACACCACATGTTTTCAGTTTCGCTGCACATACTTCCCTTTGGTAGAACTTTTGTCCTTGACTTGTGGACATGACACGGGCGTGATGGTTGCAATCTCGAGTGGTTGGGTTCAACCCTTCTTTACATAGCTAGGTGAAGTTAGAACAGAGTTTGAGACAGATATATGAAAAGAGCAGAGAATATCTGGGTTGTGTTGTAGTTTTCACAAGACAAGAACAGGAGATGAGTTTTACTTGTGTGTCGTAATGAAACCTCAGTTGCTTTATTGCTTCCTTTATAGTACAGTAGTTCTCAACAGTTGGCATAATGTTACACACAACATGCATGTCATACAGCAACACCAGTACAAAGGGCTGCTGCTCCAGAGCCTGGGCTATGTTGTGATTACTGTGAAGATTTAGCATAGACCGTGTGCTCGTATTTGCCGCTCCACCTGCACGTTGGTGACATTGGATGAGTAAACTGTCTATGCTAGGTGTCTGAAATTCAAACAGCAAAAAAGTTTTGGTGGACTCAGTCACCTGTTGGAATCATCAGATGGGACTTGGAGCTCATGTCCCGAGCTGAATGGTTCGAAAACACGGTCAATGTCTTCATTCTTCACCTCTTCAACGGTTGCAGGACTCCACTGTTGAGATTTTATGTAAACCCATTTAGGCCCCAGTTGAAGAACAGATGCGCGAGAAAAATATGTattgagagagggagggagagacctTAGGTGCATTGTCTTTGTCGATGCTCAGAGCTCTAATACCCTATCATCAAACAAAATTGAAAATTGGCTAAGATTCAACCAAAAGACTCGTTTCATTCATTCATTGTACGGTTGCAATACCTCGTACACATCGCCAGTAATGATAGATCGGAGGATGTTCATTGTTAGTCCGAATTCCTTCTTCAAACATTCCTGCAGACTCTGCTTCCGACCTTCTCTAACCTGAAAAGTAGAAAATAAATCGTCAAAAACAGTAGACTTACTGGCTTACCTTATGCAAGCAAAAGAACCCCAGCCTAAACCGCACCCCATAAAAAGATTCTAAAGTATATGGTGTTTTGCACTAGCAAAGCCATATCTAACAAAAGAATGACTAGTGTGGCTATTAATGGCAAGTGTAAGCACATATTTAAACAAGAACCAAATATGAAGCCTACACAACAACAAAATTGTCCACGGATAATGGATGACACAAGAGTTCCTACCGATCGCAGTGTGAtcttcaatccagtaggagatgatcTTCTCATACTCTTCAGGACTGGAGCTATCCATTGATTTCCATCGACGCTCACTTCTGAATCCTACATCCACAAGCAAGACAGTAATTTATCATACTATAAAAGAGAGGAAAATCATTCGTCTCATTATACGGCATGGCAGTAAGAGTATGAGTGTATCATTTCTGCCTTCCTCCTATGTAGTAAATGAACCACAGAACCAGCATGATAAACCAATTACAACATTCTCCTAAGCTGAATAGCCGAGGGCGATATAATTTTAGGTGCTAAGTGAATAAATCAAATTACCAAATTTTGTAAAATTTTCATTATCACATGAATATTTGAAGCACTGAGTGTAGAGCGAGCAAAAGCTGACTGGTAGTTACTGAACAACAGATCAAGAAAATTGACGGATAAAATTAATAAGAGAGAAGCAACAGTGTGAAGATTTTCCATCATAAGTGCTGAAGCCTTACAAGTGCTTTCAAGATCTCCTCAACAGTCTCGGCTGAGAAACATTTATCGATAGTTGGAAGCCTATCAAAAATCGATATTCCAGTGTCAGTTTGTTTCCATAAATAGAATAATTAGTAGCACATTACTCAAAgaaaccgttttttcttcaaatGAGTAAACGTGGAATCCTTCCAACAAATAATGGAATTATGATATTTGTCAAGAAATAATCCTTAACTTGTTTAAAATACTCTCTTGATCAAGTTGAACATCCGTAGAGAATTCCTCAATGACAGCTCGGACTGCAGACTCGTCGCCTGTGTTTAAATTCAGTAATTGTTTTTCGAGATCTTCCAATTTCTGCCATACATATTCTAAACTAGTCAAACTACAAGCAAACCAATATCAGCAAGTATTTTGTTAGTCAAGCTACAGGTTGACAATATCAGATTTTTGTGCTTGGAACCAAGCTCAAAATACTGCAAACAAAACAATACATCAAGAAACGCAAACTGCTGGAAGACTTACTTCAGAATGGACAAAATGAGTAGCAAGACCGGCAGTGATCATTTCTTTTGCATTCAGTCTAGCACCAGTCAAAGCCAGATACTCCCCTAAAAGTTAAGAAAGAGTGAAAATAAGGAGATTGAAACTGAAATTCCTATTTATAGTTAATTGGCCATGACCAATTTTCTCATGCCTAACTCATTCATACTGTTTGTCCCAAAAGGACAATATCCCTCTTGAGCAAGTCATTCAAATTATTCTCTGGGGATGTGAGAATCGGAAATTAAACTCAATGCCTACCTAAATATCCAGGGAGCCGAGAATGGATATAAGAAAAGCTACAATCTGTGTGTAGTCCAACACTTGCCTCGGGGGTGGCAAAAACCTACACAAACAGAAACGATCCTTATGAGAAACTCCAAACAGATATATAACTACACTGGAGTATATAGTACTCCTTCCGTTCCGtcttataagatgttctaacttttttctgaattGGATGTATATACAGACGTGTTTTAGTGTATTTTGGATgtctatattgaaatatccaaaacatcttataattcaGAACGGAGGTAATATTCAAGTTTGATTGGATCTCGTTTAAAAAATTATGCAAGTATTATTTATTTACACAAACAAAATATCAATAGAAAGGCATTGAAGCTTACATTGATGTATGATCACTAGATTATTAAGGTGATACATGTACACAAAAATTTGAGAAATCTACAAACAAATTTATCACTAGAAAGGCCATATGTGTGGCATAAATTGATTCATACTGTTTTCTCTGTGACAACTGCAAATTTCAGTGGAGCAACCATGGCTGCACCTCCACCCATGACAAGTCCATTAACAAGGGCCACCTGTATGAATGCACAAGTGTATATTTTCAGAATATAACATCTGCAGTAAAACAGGGAATTTTCCTCGATTATGTCACAAGGGCATCACCGTGGTTTTCTTATATGTATGGATGTGATAGCAGAGCCAGTACATCCTATACACAACCTCGAGGCAGGAATCATCTGCAAAGCAGTCATATAAATATCTCCAAGCAGCCTTGCTTTGTTACATGCAAATATAAATCACTGATGATGCAAATCAGACAATACAGCACGGCGACTCTGAGAATCCCACCTGATGATCTCCCTTCGTAGAACATCTTTAGGTCCCCGCCAGCAGAAAATGCACGTCCTGCTCCCTGTTGATCATGAAACCTCACATTCATGCACTTGTGACAATTGCTGAATATTAAAACACTTGAACAAAAAACCAATCTTCTGTCGCAGGACGCCGAATTTCAACACATATTATTGCTAATCATTTAAACTTGCTGAACATGACATTCGGCGTTTCCTTTGGATTAGAGAAAAGCAGTCATTTTTTGTTGCATTGGTTTCCTGAAACTTCTCCTACTATGGCAAACCATGACACTCTTAAGCACCAGCTAGCCTGGTTGCCGTCCTAAAGCAGCATATAGCAGCTTAATGTATGATGCGCCAGGTGCCAACGACTACGCACCTTGAAGatgaccagcttggcattggcatCTTTCTCCCATTTCTCCAAGAGCTGGGCTAGGAGATAGACCTGCACACAAATTAAATTAGAAGCCCAACACAAATAAGCAGTCGCGACTCATTATTAGCATTCCAACCACTTGTAATCAAACATCTCCCGAGCCAGAGCAAGAGAGCGCACCACTCTGTCGTTGATGCCGTTGAGCTGGCGCGGGCGGTTGAGGGTGACCACCCTCGCGCCGTTGATCTCCTGCCCGAGCACGACCTGCGCAGAGAGTCGGATTCCCGCGTTCGGTGAGCCGAGCCGGTGATATCGCGACGAAGAAGAGAGAGCCAAGAATCGTACTGGACGGTTACCTCGTTGGGATTGGATTGCTCCTGAGCCATGGCGAATCGGGAGCTGGAGATTTCTTTGACGCGTACAAGGTCGCGAGGTGAGGCGGATGCCCAATTGGGGTTGGTGAAGGAACCATTGTTGTGGGAGGGAAGAAGAAGGGTAGGGGAGTGGGTTGGTAAGCCGGGAGTGAGGTTGGGGTAGGTGCGACCTGCGACGTGTCGGAGAGTGGGGACCGGGGATTGACTACTGTTGAGCTGGGTTGTTGAACTGAAAATATGTCCACGGCCACGGGTTACCAGGGAGTGAATATATGAAGGTATTTTCCCACGGACTTGTTTCGTCACATCAAGAACGCTTTTGATTGGTCACATTAGGGCATCTTCAGCCGTTCGGCCCCAAGGGCACGAAAAAGTGCCGCTTGGAGCGAGCCGGTGTTTTTTTTGGTGTGGGGATGAACACGTTCCCAGCCATCGCCCCAAGTCATTTCCAGACGCCCCCACAGTTCGTCCAAATTTCAACAAACACGATCAAATTTTGGCGAAATTTAGGCGTTTTTTACACGAATAAAAAGGACGAAAAAAAAACCTAAACTACGGCCGATGTTTCTCCTCCTTGACACGGCCGCTGCTCGACCCCTCGCCCGGCGCGCTGCTTCACTCgagcggcgggtcgttgccgccctcgacgtGCACGAGGACGCCGCTGAGCGTGCGGCCAGGGACACCCCACCACAGGCAGCGGCCCTCGCTGTTGTTGCAGCCGCGCGGCATCGGCGCGTTGTTGGTGGAGACGAGCCGCTCCTCCTGTCGGcgttcgaagtacgccgcccacaccgcgtggttgtcggcggcgtactccgGGAGCGCCCGCTCTGCGGCTGTCAGGGACGCTCGCGCACGCTCGATCTCGTCGTGGAAATAGGGCGTCTCGGGGACGGGCAGAGGGGGGACAGGGACCCCGCCGACGCTGAGCCTCCACCGCGTCGGAGCACGTACGTCGGGCGGCGCGGGGTAGTTGGCCTCGTGGATGAGGTAGGCCTCCCGCTCATGCAGCGAGCGGCGGGCGAAACCGTTGGCCGCCACCGCGTCGCCGGGGTACCTCGCGCTCATGGTTGCCGGCGGGGAGAGAGAGGGACTCGAACGGCGGAGAGAGGGGAGAAAGTACGGCGGCGAGGAGGGGGGAGATGGGTGCCGGCGTGACCAGAGGCGCCTTTTATAGCGGCTCGGGGGAGGCCGCATGCGAACGCGTGGCGGAAGGCGGGGCGGCGTCGCCGCACTTCGCCGCCCGTGAATCAATGgcaggctgaccggcggcagccttggcattgattccccgcgggaaaaccGAGACGATGAGGACGACCAGCCTTCGTCTCGCTGACGCGCCGGTCCCGCCACTCTTTCGCGCCAAAACGTTCGCGCCGGCGCTTCCGGGCGTCCTCCAGCgggccgggttcgggttgggtgcaccggcgccaatttcggcccaatCCGGCGGAAAACAGGCTCGTGGGGGCATGACTGGACCGATTTTTCGGCGCCGACGCTAAAAAAGGCCTTGGGGGGGCTGTTgcgggcgcggctggagatgctcttagatcgGACCAGACCCGCGCGAAAAGAGTCTAGCTCGTTTGGTTGCCTGGCCCGCACGAATCTCAAAGCAGGGTTCAGTATGAGCCGAATTGGCCATTTTTTGTGAGCTGCTCGGTCGAGCCACCTCGAGCGCACGCGGTGGGTCCCGTTGCACGAAAAGATACACGGGGATGCGAGCTACTGTGCAACCTGTAGGCTATCTTCTACTACCTCCATTAACCTCCTTTCTAatccacttcttcctcctcccttCGATCTACACAACGATGCATCAGTTCGAGataagttttttttagaaaagattCACATCGATGTCATTTTCATTCAGGTGATCGATTCGTAGTTTCATCAACTGTAAAGGAGGGAACTGAGATAAGATCAGAGaggagtagaggaagaagaagcaggggagAAAGAGGAGAACGGGAGGAGGGGGCGAGCCGAGGAATGGCGACGCATCGCAGGGGCTCACCCGCCGGCGCGTCGCAGTGGCTCGCCAGCTGAGGCGGCGTGAGAGGGAGCGACTGCTCGGATGCGAGGCAGAGGCACTCAGGAGAGGTGCCCGCCTCCCAATCCTTCCGCGTGGCCGGCAAGATCCTCCGCCGCGCCATCCTCGAGCAGGCCTTTCGGCCCCGCCTCGCGGGCAGTCTTCGTTATTCGAACATGCACGTACAAAGCAACCAAGCAAGCTGCTTGATTGATCTTTCCTGAATGCGCACGCAGACCATCCGCAGTCAGCTTGCTAGCAAGCTCCCTCGGCGTGCGCTCTCCAACTCGAACGACGGACGCGCTCTGCCTCCTCGCTGCGCTTCTAGCGTGCGTGCTCACGTCAACCAGTTGCGTGGTACGGGAGCTACGACGACGACCAGGGCCGGTCCTGGGGAGctcctatagggggggggggctagTGGGCTGATTGGGCCGCGTTTCTTTGTTGGGCACGCGTTTTGAAAACCGTTTCTCTGTTTCGCGTGCGCTGCTTTCTTTGTTTCGCACGTGCttgtttctctgtttcttttgttctATTGTTTCTCTCTGTTAATTCTGCTGTTTCTTTGTCAAAGGAAGAACAGTTCCAATAAAAGAGAAAAGTAATGACAACCTTGTTTCTATTTGTGAAACTTGACAAACAATAGTAAAAGAAGAGTTCGAAATGTGCAATAAAGAATCAGCATAAGAGCAAAAAAATAAACATACAAAAAAACTATATggaaataataatataaatatttgaGCTTCTTTGCaaacgtattttgcaaatttagaCATTATTAAATATTAAACATAATGCAAGAAAATATAACTGGGGAACCATGTTAAACAAACAGTAGATTAGTTTCCTCATGGAACTGTTCCTTTGAGTTGAAAAAAATTCTTGCATTGGGACCCTTGAGAATAAAAAAGGGAAATATGTTTCCCAAAGAAATCGGTTGCTCGTTTACAGAAATGTTTCAGCTGTTTTCAGACATTGTTTACACCCAAAGTTCTTGCAAAGAAACTATCACTAGACCATCAAGAGAAAAAAGAGATAGCTCTATCGTTAAGGAAACATTTTTCGCATGGAAGTATTCCTTTGAGTTGAATCTTGCAGTGCAACTTCCCTTGAAGGTGACAGTATTAATGAGACCCTTGAGAATAGAAAGAAGAAATATGTTAATTGGAAATACAGGTGCAGAACATTTCATCATTGGGATTCTTTTTGGTTGGACCTTTTAGACTAACTAATAAGAACAATGATACCTTTCAGAATAGAAATAATAAGGATGTTAATTGAACTTAGATGCTGATTTGAGAAGTTACCTGAGGTTACTGTCATATGCAGAACAAGTAAAGATTGGCCTTCAAAGCTTCACTTGAATATGCGGAAACCCTGTTAAAACATACACGGGATTAAAAGAAAATAATTTCACTGTTTGGTATGAAAGAACAGGCTCTAAGAAAGAAAGAACTCTTTTATGTTATTGGGAAACAAATAAATAGAGAACTTACATGTCTCTGCAGGAAAGAAGTTACTAGTGGGAGCTGAAGTCCTTGCAAGTTACAATCTCGAAAAGGAATTTTTGACGTAGAGTATGTAAATCATCCTACAGTATTTTAGAAAAAGAGTAAAATGCATCATAAGTCCTAAAACTATCGAAGgtgtgtcagtttagtcctataactttgaaactgcacttttgggtcctaaaactatcagaggtgtgtcagtttagtcctataacttcGAACCTGCACTTTTGGGTCCTAAAACTATCAAAGgtgtgtcagtttagtcctataactttgaAACAGTAGTTGTGGGTCCCAAAACTATGTAAGTTTCTTCCTCTTAGGTCCTAAGCTTGCATGGTTAGCATTGACCCACCAACGAGTCACTTGGAAATGCTTGGATTGTAGCCACGTTGACCTGACCCAATGGGCCCACCAGGTAAATATGCAAAAAAACTAGAGTGTTGTCTCGCCTCGTTCTCACACGCTCGTCTTCTCCCACGCACAGAATGCTCAGAGGCGACGGTACAGAGGCCATCAGTGGAATGATGGTTTGAGCTCCAGCGAGGAGAGTAGACCAGTCATCTCAGCCTCCCCCAACAGCAGCAGAACGACATGTCGCACAACGTCCAATTGCTACCCACCTATGGCTACTGCTAGGGTTGTGTCACTCTCGACGACCTCTGCGCCAGCTTTGCAGTTTCCACGCACTCCTCTGTGTCGCCTGACAGCTCACCACCTATGACCATGATCGTGCCCAAACAACAGCCTGCACGGCCAACTCTACGGCAAGGGTGTCGGGGCAACGACGATATCatcaaacagagagagagagagagagagagagaggtgggatgGCGCACTCCATCCCAATTGGCTCGGGATCTCCTCGGCGGCCTCGCCGAGGGAGAGGGATGTCGTCCTTCATGCCGACTAGCTCGGGGTCTCCCCGACGGTCATGCCAAACCTCTCAGGGAGGCTACCGTGCAGCTCATGGCCATGCAGGTTGCAGGACACACTGCAACGTGGAAGCGTATGTACCACTTTGGGGGATATAAACACATACAAAGGGCTCAGTTGAAAAAATGTGGATGGTGGCCATGCAAGATTAAGACCTCAGATGAACAAACATACATAGTTTTGAGACCCAAAACTGCAATTTTGAAGTTATGGGACTAAAAATGACACACCTCCAATAGTTTTAGGACCCAAAAGTGCAGTTtcaaagttataggactaaactgacaTACTTCCGATAGTTTTAGGACCCAAAAGTGCAGTTTgaaagttataggactaaactgacacacCTATGATAGTTTTAGGACTTGTGATGCATTTTACTCTTAGAAAAAAGTGTTGTTTAATTCCTGATATGTTACAAGTAATGACCAAAAAAGGAAAGATGTGACTATtgctgtaacacccatgatgcggctatatctcccacgtgtcggagcacgacttagaggcatagccgcatagtaggcatgtcgcaagaggggtaatctttacacatcccatgtactaaataagaaagggataaagagttggcttacaaccgccacttcacacaatacataaatatagcattacatcatccagaatacaatcaaggtccgactatggaaccaaaataaagaaagaccacccctattgctaggtccccgatcgcaccaactgggctccactattgatcgactggaaacgaaacaacacaatgaacacgatcttcatcgagctcccacttgagctcagctgcatcatctgcactggtatcaacgacacctgcaactggttttggaagtaatccgtGAGTCACCGGGACTCAGCAaactcacacccgtgagatcaagactatttaagcttatgggtaggaaaggggtactgaggtggagctacagcaagcactagcatatatggtggctaacttacgcaaatgagagcgagaagagaagcaaagcacggtcgtgaactagaagtgattaagaagtgatcctgaaactacttatgttcaagcataacaccaaaactgtgttcacttcccggactccgccggaaagagaccatcacggctacacacgcggttgatgcattttaattaagtcaagtttcaagttctctacaaccggatattaacaaattcccatctgcccataaccgcgggcacggctttcgaaagttcaaaaccctgcaggggtgtcccaacttagcccatcgcaagctctcacggtcaatgaaggatattccttctcccaggaagacccgatcagactcggaatcccggttacaagacatttcgacaatggtaaaacaagaccagcaaaaccgcccgatgcgccgacatcccgatatgagctgcacatatctcgttctcagggcaacaccggatgagacatcctacgagtaaaaccaaacctcaagtttccccgaggtggccccgcagtctactcggttcagaccaacacttagacaagcactggcccggggggggggggaggggcttaaaataaagatgaccctcgggctggccgacccgagggaaggtaggtggtggtgaggcaaatggtaaaaccaaggttgggccttgctggaggagttttattcaaagcgaactgtcaaggggtccccataacacccaaccgtgtaaggaacgtaaaatcaaggaacataacaccggtatgacggaaactagggcggcaagagtggaacaaaacactaggcataaggccgagccttccaccctttaccaagtatataggtgcattaaagtaaataagatatagtaatgatatcccaacaatatccatgttccaacatggaacaaaacttcatcttcacctgcaactagcaatgctattagatgggctgagcaaagcggtaacatagccaaacaacggtttgctaggaaaggtgggttagaggcttgacatggcaatatgggcggcatgatatagcaagtggtgggTATCACGGCacaacaatagagcgagcaactagcaaacaaagatagaagtgatttcgagtgtatggtcatcttgcctgagatcccgcaaggaagaagaacgagtccatgaagaagacaaacggacgtagtcgaacggatcctcacaaacgcgacgttatcggaaccaacccgaagaagtaacaccggaaagaagcaaacaacatagtaaacaaccatcacataaacatggcatgatgcacaaccaagtatgatgcatgtccgttttaatgaagcatggcatgacaaagtgcaacaaacaacactacaaattaagaggaacgcaatatgcaacggagttgcatattgaagaaaacaccacatgacgagagaacgaggagaccggaacggatgcaagttttgaaaacatgatgatgcaatgcacatgatgacatgctaagatgcaacacgcaagcgaatgacatggaaatgaaggcgaataactggaagacacctggcgcaacggtctcggggcgttacaattgcTTACATTAGAGAAACCCTCCAAACCGAGACCTTTGTACTTGCTAACATACTGAAGAAGGAAAATTCCTGAGTCATACCTGTCAAAGAAAAATAATATGAAAAATCAGTTACATACTTAGTATGGAAATTATTGTGAATTTAAATTACTTTTAATCTGCTTTTTTAGGAGAAAGAACCAAAAAGTTGCTGGTGTCTGCTTCAAATCTTGTAAAATGGGAAATTTCCATGGAAAACCCACCTGAAATTGACCTTGGGAGCTGGTACAAATCTTGATTCAAAATTTCCTATGCTGAAAGAACTAGAATCTCCGTATGTAGTAGCAAACAAAACCTTGAAGTTGTAGATAACAACACTAATTGTTGGTAGAAATGTATCACCACTATAGTACGGGTTCATGATATCAAAAAATTTGGCTCTGAAGTTAGCAATGATTAAAATCcattgtttgtccttgaatatggGCATTTTACCTAGGGAATTGTGCAAAGTTACAATCTATTAGTGTAACCTCtttaaagaagaaaaaactatAAGAGTAGTTTGTACAAAAGTAACTTGTCTTACCAAGGAAGCATTCAATAAACTGAAGCCAACATTACTTTCATGTGAGATTACTTGGTTTGCAGGGTCTGAATGATTTAGCATTGGGTTCATTAGCTTCTCCTGCATGTTTGTTTCCAGAAAATCATTGATAGTTAAGAAAAGTAAATATCGATGATGTGAAAGCCAAAACTAAGGAGAAGAAATCAAAATATAGGCTGACCATGTTGTCAATGCTAACTATGTGCTCCACTATTTCACTGTTTCGCAGGAGGCCTTTTCTTCCTCGGTCCAGCTGGTCTTTGTTCTTTAGTTTTTAAAACACCCAACAAGGGTTTATCTAGCCACCAGGCTTGAATGATAGAGTTATAGTTTTCTGATCCACCCAAACTCCTTCAATATCAAATATCCTTTGGTTGTTCATGGCAgaagaaaatcatgaagaaaagtgaaaaataaatcATGAGAAAACAGTATGGATCGCATATAAAAACTATTCATGTTTGAATTATGTAGAACATACCTGTAAGTTAATTTGGGTAGAAGTCCAACCAATGTTTGGTAGAAATCATTCTCAATTCCGTCTGAAAAGATGACCTGCTTACCAGCCTTTTTGGGTTCTTGAATTACTAGTGTCGCAGATTTGAAAGAATTGTTCACTCATTGTTGCCAAGTTAAAGTTTCTGCTTTTGAAAACTTACTAGAATGTGCTTCATGTTGTTCGAGTGCTTGAACTAGCAAAGGATCTTCAATAGGTGTGGCAATATTGTTTGGGTAGAGTTTCGGTGATAGGAAGTCCATTACCCTTATTGGACTCCGAGTTCCAGGAACATTGGGGTTGGCATGAGTATTGCAATGCATGCTATACTGATTTTCTGGTAGGCTGAACTCATTAGAGTCACGAGATGCAAATGGAACATTCTGAACTATGTCAATTGAATTGGTAATTGCATCAAATGAAGGAGAATCCACGCCTTCATATTGAGTGCCTGTACCAACCTTTTCATTTAAATTGCCATGCATTGTATTGTTGAAAGTATTGTGAGCTGCAAGTAATTTTTTATCAAGCAATGAGCCTTTATCTAGTTCAGCATCAATGAAATCCGGTTAAAAAAAGTGAAGAGAACATTAATAATAAGAAATgttaatgatgtctactacacaaccttcttcttgtagatgttgttgggcctccaagtgcagaggtttgtaggacagtagaaaatttccctcaagtggatgacctaaggtttatcaatccgtaggaggcgtaggatgaagatggtctctctcaagcaaccctgcaac is from Triticum aestivum cultivar Chinese Spring chromosome 3A, IWGSC CS RefSeq v2.1, whole genome shotgun sequence and encodes:
- the LOC123062071 gene encoding 3-hydroxyisobutyryl-CoA hydrolase-like protein 5, whose protein sequence is MAQEQSNPNEVVLGQEINGARVVTLNRPRQLNGINDRVVYLLAQLLEKWEKDANAKLVIFKGAGRAFSAGGDLKMFYEGRSSDDSCLEVVYRMYWLCYHIHTYKKTTVALVNGLVMGGGAAMVAPLKFAVVTEKTVFATPEASVGLHTDCSFSYIHSRLPGYLGEYLALTGARLNAKEMITAGLATHFVHSEKLEDLEKQLLNLNTGDESAVRAVIEEFSTDVQLDQESILNKLPTIDKCFSAETVEEILKALDSEVSVDGNQWIAPVLKSMRRSSPTGLKITLRSVREGRKQSLQECLKKEFGLTMNILRSIITGDVYEGIRALSIDKDNAPKWSPATVEEVKNEDIDRVFEPFSSGHELQVPSDDSNRWSGKYEHTVYAKSSQ